In Monodelphis domestica isolate mMonDom1 chromosome 3, mMonDom1.pri, whole genome shotgun sequence, the following proteins share a genomic window:
- the LOC100619580 gene encoding SH3 domain-containing kinase-binding protein 1-like, with product MVAIQPKKVRGVGFGDIFKDKPIKLRPRSIEVENDFIPMEKTVGKKLPPTAATQESAKIEMDSRTKSKDYCKVIFPYEAQNEDELTIKEGDIVTLVNKDCIDVGWWEGELNGRRGVFPDNFVKLLPPDFEKEGNRPKKPPPPSAPVIKQGAVGTTERKHEIKKIPPERPETLPNRTEEKERPEREQKLDLQKPSVPAIPPKKPRPPKTNSLSRPGALPPRRPERPVVPVTHTRSDSPKIDLVVSTVSSISEKDLSDRSNDIDLEGFDSVISSTEKLSHPTTSRPKATGRRPPSQSLTSSSLSSPDFFDSPSPEEDKEEHPSLAHRGIDVTKKTAKTVTISQVSDNKASLPPKPGGMAAVGSSTQTPLSSSSSSSLHSSSLGTTSHRSNSPSLFSIEGKPKTEQLSYGQSAMEELRTQVKELRTIIETMKDQQKREIKQLLSELDEEKKIHLRLQMEVNDIKKVLQSK from the coding sequence ATGGTTGCAATTCAACCCAAGAAGGTTCGGGGTGTTGGTTTTGGAGATATTTTCAAAGACAAACCCATCAAGCTAAGACCAAGGTCGATAGAAGTAGAAAATGACTTTATACCCATGGAAAAGACTGTAGGGAAGAAGTTACCTCCAACAGCAGCAACTCAGGAGTCAGCAAAAATAGAAATGGACAGTAGAACAAAGAGCAAGGATTATTGCAAAGTCATATTTCCCTATGAAGCACAAAATGAGGATGAACTGACAATCAAAGAAGGCGACATAGTCACCCTTGTCAATAAGGATTGCATTGATGTTGGCTGGTGGGAAGGAGAACTGAATGGGAGACGAGGAGTATTTCCAGATAACTTTGTGAAGCTTCTTCCACCTGATTTTGAAAAGGAGGGGAATAGACCTAAGAAACCACCTCCTCCATCAGCACCTGTCATCAAACAAGGGGCAGTAGGTACAACAGAAAGAaagcatgaaattaaaaagataccTCCTGAAAGACCAGAAACTCTTCCAAacagaacagaagaaaaagaaagaccagAGAGAGAGCAAAAACTGGATTTACAGAAGCCTTCTGTTCCTGCCATCCCTCCAAAGAAACCTCGACCACCCAAGACAAATTCTCTCAGCAGACCTGGTGCATTGCCCCCAAGAAGACCAGAAAGACCAGTGGTGCCTGTGACACATACCAGGAGTGACAGTCCAAAGATTGACTTGGTGGTCAGTACAGTGTCCAGCATCTCAGAGAAGGACCTGTCAGACAGAAGCAATGACATTGACCTAGAAGGATTTGACTCCGTAATATCATCTACTGAGAAGCTCAGTCATCCAACAACAAGCAGACCAAAAGCCACTGGTAGACGGCCTCCATCCCAGTCTCTCACATCTTCTTCCCTTTCAAGCCCTGATTTCTTTGACTCTCCAAGCCCAGAAGAGGATAAAGAGGAGCACCCTTCCCTCGCACACAGAGGCATTGATGTGACCAAGAAGACGGCAAAGACTGTTACCATATCACAGGTATCTGACAATAAAGCCTCCTTGCCTCCAAAGCCCGGGGGGATGGCCGCTGTTGGAAGCAGTACACAAacacctctctcttcctcctcttcatcttccCTTCATTCATCGTCTTTGGGAACAACAAGTCACAGGTCAAACTCCCCTTCTCTGTTCAGCATCGAAGGAAAGCCAAAGACTGAGCAGTTGAGCTATGGTCAGTCAGCAATGGAAGAACTTAGGACCCAAGTGAAAGAGTTGAGGACCATCATTGAAACAATGAAAGACCAGCAAAAACGAGAAATTAAGCAATTATTGTCTGAATtggatgaagaaaagaaaatacatcttCGATTACAGATGGAAGTTAATGATATAAAGAAAGTTCTTCAATCAAAGTGA